The following is a genomic window from Amycolatopsis australiensis.
GCGCCGTCCGGTCGCCCACGACGCCCTCGCCGAGCTCGCCCGCCTCGCCGCGCTGGCGGAGCTCGCCAAGAGCTCCTCGCCCTCGCTCATGCACCACGCGATCCTGGCCGGTGCCGGCCCCGCGGCCGTGGCCGCCGCCGCGAAGATCGACGTCGCCGAAGCGCACGTCCGCTGGCACGAATGGGCGGACACCGCGGTCGCGCTCGACGAGTACCTGCGCGTGCACGCCGCGTTCGCCGAAGCCGTCATCGCCCGCCACGAAGCCCTCGAGGACGAACTGTGCCCGTGAACACCGGAGAAACGACGCTGGCCGATCTGGCCGCCCTCGGCGACGCGGCCACGGAGCTGCTGGAGCAGATCAGCGAGCAGCTGGCGACCGCGGCCTCACGGCGCTGACGCCGGCCAGCGGCGCCAGACCGCGACGTGCAGGATCACCGCCAGGCTGAGCGCGTTCAACGTCGTGTGCGTCGCCCACCCGGTCACCAGCCGGTCCGGCACCGCCGCCCAGCGCGCCACCCGCGGCAACGCCCACGACAGTGCCGTCGTCAGCAGCGCCACCAGCACCAGGACCAGGCCGCGGCCCGGCAGCGGGTCGAGCCGGGTCGCCGGCCACGCTTCGAACAGCATCGCCACCACCAGCACCGACGCGATGACCGCGCCCGCGACCGGCGCGAGCCGGTCCGGCGGCAGCAGCCCGGACGTGGCCGCGGCGCAGGCGAGGACTGCGGCGTGCGCCGTCACCAGGCGGACCCCGCGACGCCGGATCCGCGCGAACGGCCGGCCGCGCAGGGCCACGAACCAGACCAGCTGCCAGGCACCCAGCACCGCGAACCAGGCACCGTAGTCCTCGGCCGGCACCGCGCCCGTCCCGACCAGGCCCGCGTACAGCGCCCACCCCACGACCCAGCACAGCGCCACGGCGGCCGCACCCGGCCAGCGCGTGCCGCGGCCCCGCACCGGCCACCCCTCGCCGACCAGGGTCACCTGCAGCAGCAGCGTGAAGATGCCCGCGGCCAGCGGCACCGACGCCGTGCCGGTCAAGGTCCGGCCCAGCAGCGTCAGCCCGGCTCCGCCCGCCGCCACGAGCGCGGTGTCCGCCAGGCCGGACCAGGCGCCGCGCAACAGCGTGCCCGGCCAGTCGTCCCACCAGAACGCGATCATCGCGACGAGCGGCAGCGTGAACGTCACCGGCGGCCCGAGCACCTCCAGCGTGCGCGCCGGGCCGCCCGCGCCCGCCGCGAGCAGCGCGGTCACCGGCAGCACGAACACCAGGCCGAGCAGGCCGCGCCGGGGCTGGGCCGCCGCCGGGCGGTCGTCCGGCCGCGGCCTAGAGGAGATCATCGAGGCGGATCGGCAGCCGGTGGTGGCGCCGTCCGGTGGCGTGGTGGACGGCGTTGGCCACCGCCGCCGCGACCCCGACCATCGCGACCTCGCCGAGCCCCTTCACCCCGACCGGGTTCAGCTTCAGGTCGGGTTCGTCCACGAAGCCGACGTCGATGCGGTGGACGTCGGCGTTGACCATGATCGGGTACTCCTCGAGCGTCGCGTTGAGGAAGCCGCCGAACCGGGCGTCGGCCAGGCTTTCCTCGCGCAACGCCCCGCCGATGCCCCACACCACGCCGCCGCGCACCTGGCTCGCCGCGGTGACCGGGCTGGCCACCCGGCCGCAGTCGACGACGCTCACCACGCGCGGCACGCGGATGCGGCACGTCGTCGGCTCGACGCGGACCTCGACGAAGTGGGCGGCCCAGCTGAAGGTGCTGAATGCGGGGTACACCGGGCCGGCGATGGCCAGGTGCCCGGCTTTCGACCGGTCGACCGTCTCGGGCGCCTGCCCGGCGCCGACCGTGGCGACCTCGGCCTCCACCGGGTGCCCGGCGCGTTCGACGGCCGCGGCCACGTCGACGTCACCGGTGTCCGCGGCGTTCAGGTGCTTGCGCAGCTCCCGCAGGCCGGCGTGGACGGCGGGCAGCGCGGTCGCCGTGCCCCACGAGCCCGCCGTCAGGTGCTGCGGCGCGAACCGCGTGTCGCCGACGCGGACCTCGACGTCGCCCACCTGGATGCCGAGGTCGTTCGCGACGAGCAGGGCGATCGCGCTGCGGATGCCCTGGCCCATCTCGTGACCGTCGACGCCGACGGTCACGCGGCCGTTCGCGGTGGCGGTCAGGTGTGCGACGGCGGGCGCGGCGTGGCCGGGGTAGTTGCCCGCGGCGACGCCCCAGCCGATCAGCGAGCCGTCGGCGGCGCGCATCGAGCCGGGCTGCGGGTGCCGGCCGGCCCACCCGAACCGCTCCGCGCCGCGGCGGAGGCATTCGGCGAGGAACCGCGTCGAGAACGGCCGCCCGGTCACCGGGTCGGTCATCGTGTCGTTGGCCAGCCGCAGCGCGACCGGGTCCTGGCCGGTGGCGTACGCCAGCTCATCGACCGCCGACTCGAACGCGAACATCGCCGAGCTCTCGAACGGCGCCCGCATGTACCCGGGCGTCTGCACGTCGGTCCGCACCAGGCGGTGCCGGCCGCGGAAGGCTTCGAAGCCGTACAGCCGCGACGTGACCTCGGTGTGCATCGCCGGGAACAGGTCGTGGCGGGAGGTCTGCTGGTCGACCTCGTGGACGGCGGCGCGGATCCGGCCGGACTCGTCCGCGCCGAGGCGGACGCGGTGACGGGTGGCCGGGCGGAAGCTCCCGTTGTGGAAGGTCTGTGCCCGGGCCAGCACGAGCTTGACCGGCCGCCCGAGCCGTCGCGAAACCAGCGCCAGCGGCGCCAGGTGCGGCTGGAGCGAGTTCTTCTGCCCGAAGCCGCCGCCGACGTAGGGCGAGCGGACCTCGATGTCCGCGGCGTCGAGGCCGAGCTGCTGGGCGAGCCCGTGGCGGACGGCGGCCGCGTTCTGGGTGCCCTCGTGCACGATGAGCGTGCCGTCCCGCCACTCGACGACGCCGCCGTTCAGCTCCATCGGCACCGCGTGCTGCGCGGCGTGCTCGTAGGTGCGCTCGATCCGCACCGGGCTCGCGTCGATCACCGCGTCGGCGTCACCGACCTTGATGTCCGCGAGGAAGGGCAGCGGGATCGCCTCTTCCTGGACCAGCGTGGCCGCGCCCTCGGCGTCCAGGTGCACGGCGAACGGCTCGGGCGCGTACTCCGCGGTGACCAGCTCCGCCGCTTCCGTCGCGGCGACCAGGGTGTCCGCCACGACCAGGGCGATCGGCTGACCGCGGTAGGCGATGTGGTCGTCGAGCAGCGGCTGCAGGCTCTGGAAGGAGAACCCGCCGCCCATGATGAACCCGGGCCCGCGCAGCTCGGCGGCGTCGAAGCGGGTCACGACGAGCAGGACGCCCGGCACGGCTTCCGCGGCGGCGGTGTCCACTCGCGACACCCGGCCGCGGCCGGTCCTGGCGAGGGCGAGGGTCGCGTAGGCGAGGCCGTCGGGAACGCGGTCGGTGCCGTAGCGGGCCTGGCCGGTGACCTTCTCGTAGGCGTCCACCCGGCGGGGGTCGGCGGTCATCGGGTGGCTCTCTCCCCGGCCATCCGCACGGCGTCGGCGACCGTGCGGATGCCCAACTCGACCCGGAATCCGTTGTGGGTGCCCGGGCGCGCGCCGGCGAAGGCGATTTCACCGGCGTGGCGGGCGTTCTCGGGGGTCAGGGGTGCGCCGCGCAGCGCACGTTCGGCGGCTCCGGCGCGCCACGGCCGCGTGGCGACGCCGCCGAGCGCGATCCGGCAGTCCCCGACCACGCCGTCGGCCAGCGTCACCGCGGCCGCGGCCGACGCGAGCGCGAAGGCGTAGGACTCGCGGTCGCGGATCTTCAGGTACACCGACCCGCGGCCGGCGGGGGTCACCGGCACGCGGATGCGCACGATCAGCTCGTCGGCGGCCAGGGTGTGCTCGCGCGTGGGGTCGTCGCCCGGCTCGACGTGGAGTTCGTCCAGGGGCACGGTGCGTTCGCCGCGCGGCCCGGCGACGTCGACCACGGCGTCGAACGCGAGCAGTGCGACCGCCCAGTCGCCCGGGTAGGTCGCGATGCAGGTGCCGCTGGTGCCCAGCAGCGCGTGGGTCCGGTCGTGGCCGCCGAGCGCGGCGCACCCGCTGCCGGGTTCGCGCTTGTTGCACGGGAATTCCGGGCCGCCGCGGAAGTAGCCGCAGCGGGTGCGCTGCAGCAGGTTGCCGCCGACGGTGGCCATGTTGCGCAGCTGCTGCGACGCGGCCCGCCACAGTGACTCGGCCAGTGCGGGGTACTGGTCGCGGACGACCGGGTGGGCGGCGAGGTCGGCCATCCGGGCGCCGGCCCCGAAGACCAGTTCGTCCGGCCCGGCTTCGATGGTGTTCAGCTCGGGCAGCCGGTGCACGTCGATGACGGCGGGTGGCGTCTCGACGCCGAGTTTCATCAGGTCGTAGAGCGTCGTGCCGCCGGCGAGGACCTTCGTGCCGGGGACGGCGTCGCGCAGGGCGTCGATCGCGGCGGCGAGGCTGTCGGGCGCGACGTAGGCGAACGGCCGCATCAGGCTTCCCTTCCCGCGGCCTGCCGGACGGCGGCGACGATCCCGGCGTAGGCACCGCAGCGGCAGAGGTTGCCGCTGAGGTACTCGCGGATCTCGTCGTCGCTGCCGGTGTGGCCTTCGGCGATGCAGGCGAGGCCGGACATGATCTGGCCCGGCGTGCAGTAGCCGCACTGCAGGGCGTCGTGGTCGACGAACGCCCGCTGCAACGGGTGCAGTGAGCCGTCCGGGCCGGCGACGCCCTCGATGGTGGTGACGTCCTGGCCCGCGGCCTGCACGGCGGGCGTCAGGCAGGACACCACGCGCCGCCCGGCGAGGTGCACCGTGCAGGCGCCGCAGTGGCCCTGGTCGCAGCCCTTCTTGGTGCCGGTCAGGCCGAGCCGCTCGCGCAGCACGTCGAGCAGCGACTCCCGCGGGTCGAGCGCGAGCCGGACGGGCCGTCCGTTGACGGTGGCTTCGACGATGTTTTCCGAAGTGGACACACCGGCGACGCTAGCTCCCGCGCGGGTGCGGGCGCCTTCCCGTGATTGCTGCCGGGACGCCGTTTTATTGCTGGGGCCGCACCGCGGCCCGGTAGGCCGAAGGTGAGAGGCCGAGCTGCGCCCGGAACGCCGACGCGAACCGTGACGGCGTGGCGAACCCGCAGGCCTGCGCGATCTCGGTGACCGAAAGCTCGCCGCGTTCGAGGTGGCGGCACGCGCGTTCCACCCGGATGCGGGTGAGGAAGCGATACGGCGTCTGGCCGGTCGCCGCCTTGAACACGCGCAGGAAGTGGAAGGAGCTCAGGTCGGCCGCGGCCGCCATGTCGGCCAGTGACAGCGGGAGGTGGTGGTTGTCCCGGATGAACTGCACGGCCCGGCGGGTGCGCAGCTCGTCGCGGCCGGGCACCCGCGGCGGCGGTGCCTCGGCGTGCCGGGTCAGCAGGTGCACCGCGAGGAACGTGGCCGCCGACTCGGCGTACAGCTCGTCGGCCCCGGCGAGGGCCGCCGCGCCGAGGGCGCCGGCCACCGACGCGACCACGGGATCCTCGACGGAAAGGACGTCCGGACGGCCGAGCCCGTCCGCGTCCCGGCCCCACAGGTCGAGCGCCGTGCGGTCGATCAGGGCGCCGGGCAGGTGCACGTGCGTCGTCAAGGTGCGTTCCGGGCCGTGCCAGCGGAGCCGCGCCGGGCGGCCGGGCGCGGTCAGCCCGATCGACCCCGGCCGGTAGTCCGCGCGCCACCAGCGCGTGCCGTGCCGCGACTCCATGGTCGTGGTCCCCCGGCTCACCAGCACGACGGTCTGCTCGGCCAGCGGCGGCAGGTCGAGCTCGGCTTCTTCGGCGTTGTCCAGCAGGCGCACGAGCAGCGCGGACCAGCCGTTGTCCCGGCGGCTGCACAGCCGCACGCGGGCGGCAGGCCCCGGATCGAACGTCAGCGCCTCCGACACCCACCGACCCTAACAGCGCACACCGGTAGCCTCGGGCGCATGGTGTTCGACTCCGCCCGGTTCGATCTGCGGCCGTACACCGGTTTCGCCATGGACACCTACGTCCGGCGGACGTTCTGCAGCTGGGAGAACGCCGGCTGGCGGTCGTTGCTGGTCCAGCGGTTCGAGCACGTCCCGGTGGCCGAGGACCTGGCGCTGCCGTCGGCCGCGGACCTGCACCTGGTGCTGCCGGTCGCCGGACGGGCGGAGCTGGAGACCCGCGACGGCGGCCGCCCGGTCCGCTCCGCCTGGATCCCGGGCCGGCTGCAGCTGGGCATCCCGGACCGGCCGTCGGTGAAGCGCTATCGCGGCGACACGTCGATGCGCAGCGTCCAGGTGCACATCCCGCGCGGCACCGTCGACTCGGTCGCGGCGCGGCTGGGCGGCGGGGCCGTGGACTTCGAGGCCATGACGGCGTCCGTGGCGGCGGGCGGCGACCCGCTGCTCGAGGAGACCGTGCGCGCGGTGGGCTTCCCCGGCGCGGCCGACGACCTCTACGCCGAATCCGCCGCCGCGTTCCTGGCGACGCACCTGCTCGTGCGGCACGGGCGGCTGCGCGGCGGCCGGACGCCGGAGCGGGAAGACGCCCGCGTGCGCGCGGTCGTCGCGAGCATGCGCGAGCGGCTGGCCGAGCCGGTCACGCTGGCGGAACTCGCCGGCGAGGTGCACCTGTCGGTCTACCACCTCGTCCGGGTGTTCCGGGCCGCGACCGGCGAGACACCGCACCGGTTCCTCACCCGGCTGCGGATCGAGCAGGCGAAACGGCTGCTGCGTGACACGGACCTGTCGCTGGAGCGGATCGCGCCCCGCTGCGGCTTCGCCGGCCCGGGTGCCCTTTCGGCCGCGTTCGTCCGCCACACCGGCATCCGCCCTTCGGCCTACCGCAATTCCTGACCGGCACACCGCAATCGCGCGCCTGGGCCCGGCTCGGCGTCCGCCCTAGCGTTGCGGCAATGCAGTCCTACGACGTCACCGCCGAGACGACCGCCGCACCTTCGACCGTGTGGGCGCTGCTGCTCGACGCGCGGACCTGGCCGGCCTGGTCCCCGGTCGACGCGCTGGAGGCCGGGCAGTCGGCCGGCCTGTCCCCCGACGGCCGGGACGGCGTGGGCGCGGTCCGCGCGTTCCGCACCGGGAAGGTCGTCACCAAGGAGCGGATCACGGCGCTGGAACCCGAGCGCCGGTTCGCCTACGAAGGCGCGGAAAACCCGCAGCTCACCGACTACCGGGCGGCGGTCGAGCTGCATGCGCTCCCGGGTGGGGGCACCCGGATCCGGTGGCACGGCACGTTTTCCGCGCGCTGGGGGATGCGCTGGTTCCTGCAGCGGTACCTGCGCCGCTTCATGCAGGGCATGGCGACCGGGCTGGCCGAGTACGCCGCCCGCGGGTGACCTGCATCACCATCGGTGGTGTTCCGGAAGCCCACTCCGCGGCGCGCGGCCATGGCTCCACGGCATCGCGACGAACCTCGTCTCGCGGCACCGGCGGGGGTGGAGGCACGGGGGCCCAAGCCCTGGGCGCGGACCTCGACCTGGCGCTGGCCGCGCTGCGCCCGCGCGAGCGGGACGTCCTGCTGCTTGTCGCCGTCGAAGGACTGGCCTACCAAGAGGTCGCCGAGGCACTGCCCATCCCGGTCGGCACGGTCAAGTCGCGGCTCAACCGCGCCCGCCACCGCGTCCGCGCGCGAGGTGAGGTCTGGTTCTCGGTCGACGGCAAGGCCCCGATCGGCGGCGCCGACGATCCCCGGCCGGAGGGCACTCCGGAGGACTGCCGTCCTGTTCGTCGGCACGGACGGGCAGCGCCATCACGGTGAAGACCTTCGTGGACCAGGCCGGGCAGCGGCCCTGACGCCCGGGCTCACGCCGGGTTCCGGCAGGCCACGTCGTCGTGGAAGGTCGCGAACGACGACACCGGCTCGCGGGTCGTGCGGTGCTCGCTCAGCCGGTGGGTTTCGTCGGCGTGGCCGAGCGCGATCCCGCAGACGATCACGTGGTCGGCCGGCACCGGCACGTGGCGGCGCAGGATCGGGTGGTAGTCGATCAGCGACGACTGCGCGCACGTGTGCAGCCCGGCGCCGCGCGCCGCCAGCATCAGGCCCTGGAGGAACAGGCCCGCGTCCACCAGCGCGCCCTGCAGCGGAAGCCGGCTGACCGTGAGGATCATGCCGACCGGCACGCCGAAGAAGCCGTAGTTGCGGCGGTGGTGGCCGAG
Proteins encoded in this region:
- a CDS encoding xanthine dehydrogenase family protein molybdopterin-binding subunit; translation: MTADPRRVDAYEKVTGQARYGTDRVPDGLAYATLALARTGRGRVSRVDTAAAEAVPGVLLVVTRFDAAELRGPGFIMGGGFSFQSLQPLLDDHIAYRGQPIALVVADTLVAATEAAELVTAEYAPEPFAVHLDAEGAATLVQEEAIPLPFLADIKVGDADAVIDASPVRIERTYEHAAQHAVPMELNGGVVEWRDGTLIVHEGTQNAAAVRHGLAQQLGLDAADIEVRSPYVGGGFGQKNSLQPHLAPLALVSRRLGRPVKLVLARAQTFHNGSFRPATRHRVRLGADESGRIRAAVHEVDQQTSRHDLFPAMHTEVTSRLYGFEAFRGRHRLVRTDVQTPGYMRAPFESSAMFAFESAVDELAYATGQDPVALRLANDTMTDPVTGRPFSTRFLAECLRRGAERFGWAGRHPQPGSMRAADGSLIGWGVAAGNYPGHAAPAVAHLTATANGRVTVGVDGHEMGQGIRSAIALLVANDLGIQVGDVEVRVGDTRFAPQHLTAGSWGTATALPAVHAGLRELRKHLNAADTGDVDVAAAVERAGHPVEAEVATVGAGQAPETVDRSKAGHLAIAGPVYPAFSTFSWAAHFVEVRVEPTTCRIRVPRVVSVVDCGRVASPVTAASQVRGGVVWGIGGALREESLADARFGGFLNATLEEYPIMVNADVHRIDVGFVDEPDLKLNPVGVKGLGEVAMVGVAAAVANAVHHATGRRHHRLPIRLDDLL
- a CDS encoding FAD binding domain-containing protein, translating into MRPFAYVAPDSLAAAIDALRDAVPGTKVLAGGTTLYDLMKLGVETPPAVIDVHRLPELNTIEAGPDELVFGAGARMADLAAHPVVRDQYPALAESLWRAASQQLRNMATVGGNLLQRTRCGYFRGGPEFPCNKREPGSGCAALGGHDRTHALLGTSGTCIATYPGDWAVALLAFDAVVDVAGPRGERTVPLDELHVEPGDDPTREHTLAADELIVRIRVPVTPAGRGSVYLKIRDRESYAFALASAAAAVTLADGVVGDCRIALGGVATRPWRAGAAERALRGAPLTPENARHAGEIAFAGARPGTHNGFRVELGIRTVADAVRMAGERATR
- a CDS encoding (2Fe-2S)-binding protein, with the translated sequence MSTSENIVEATVNGRPVRLALDPRESLLDVLRERLGLTGTKKGCDQGHCGACTVHLAGRRVVSCLTPAVQAAGQDVTTIEGVAGPDGSLHPLQRAFVDHDALQCGYCTPGQIMSGLACIAEGHTGSDDEIREYLSGNLCRCGAYAGIVAAVRQAAGREA
- a CDS encoding AraC family transcriptional regulator; the protein is MSEALTFDPGPAARVRLCSRRDNGWSALLVRLLDNAEEAELDLPPLAEQTVVLVSRGTTTMESRHGTRWWRADYRPGSIGLTAPGRPARLRWHGPERTLTTHVHLPGALIDRTALDLWGRDADGLGRPDVLSVEDPVVASVAGALGAAALAGADELYAESAATFLAVHLLTRHAEAPPPRVPGRDELRTRRAVQFIRDNHHLPLSLADMAAAADLSSFHFLRVFKAATGQTPYRFLTRIRVERACRHLERGELSVTEIAQACGFATPSRFASAFRAQLGLSPSAYRAAVRPQQ
- a CDS encoding helix-turn-helix domain-containing protein — its product is MVFDSARFDLRPYTGFAMDTYVRRTFCSWENAGWRSLLVQRFEHVPVAEDLALPSAADLHLVLPVAGRAELETRDGGRPVRSAWIPGRLQLGIPDRPSVKRYRGDTSMRSVQVHIPRGTVDSVAARLGGGAVDFEAMTASVAAGGDPLLEETVRAVGFPGAADDLYAESAAAFLATHLLVRHGRLRGGRTPEREDARVRAVVASMRERLAEPVTLAELAGEVHLSVYHLVRVFRAATGETPHRFLTRLRIEQAKRLLRDTDLSLERIAPRCGFAGPGALSAAFVRHTGIRPSAYRNS
- a CDS encoding SRPBCC family protein, whose product is MQSYDVTAETTAAPSTVWALLLDARTWPAWSPVDALEAGQSAGLSPDGRDGVGAVRAFRTGKVVTKERITALEPERRFAYEGAENPQLTDYRAAVELHALPGGGTRIRWHGTFSARWGMRWFLQRYLRRFMQGMATGLAEYAARG
- a CDS encoding RNA polymerase sigma factor, whose product is MTCITIGGVPEAHSAARGHGSTASRRTSSRGTGGGGGTGAQALGADLDLALAALRPRERDVLLLVAVEGLAYQEVAEALPIPVGTVKSRLNRARHRVRARGEVWFSVDGKAPIGGADDPRPEGTPEDCRPVRRHGRAAPSR
- a CDS encoding nitroreductase family protein, whose translation is MILTVSRLPLQGALVDAGLFLQGLMLAARGAGLHTCAQSSLIDYHPILRRHVPVPADHVIVCGIALGHADETHRLSEHRTTREPVSSFATFHDDVACRNPA